CAACAGCGTTCCACCAAACAAACCGAAAATGAAGATCGTGTGCTGCTGCGAAAATTTCTACAACGACAGGAAGATGAAAGATACCGCAAAATGATGTTAGGACGTCGTAATTTGCCAGCTTTCGAGAAAATGCTTGAAATATTGGATTTAATAGAGAAATCGCAGGTATTTTCATATGctgataaaaaaacaaacataattGTTAAAAAGCAAATTATACCTTTAGGTCATTGTGATATCAGGCGAGACCGGCTGTGGCAAGTCCACACAAATACCGCAATTCATACTCGACAATTGGCTATTTCAAGCATCCAAACTTAAAGATTCTAATAAAATACCACACGTCGAAGTAGTGTGCACGCAACCACGACGCTTGTCAGCGATAGGTGTGGCTGAGCGTGTTGCCGATGAGCGCACCGAACGTGTGGGTCAAACGGTGGGCTACCAAATACgtctagaaaataaaatttcatctaCCACACGTTTAACCTTCTGCACCACCGGTATACTCTTGCGACGACTCACTGCCGATCCGCTGCTAAGTACCGTTTCGCATGTCATTGTCGACGAGGTGCACGAAAGAAGTGAAGAATCCGATTTTCTACTTATGATACTTAAAGACCTGCTCAAACAACGACCCGAACTTAAAGTGATACTCATGTCCGCCACTCTAAATGCCAAATTGTTTTCAGAATATTTTGGTGGTGCGCCAGTGTTGGATATACCTGGACGCACATTCCACGTCGAGCAATTATTTCTCGAAGATATTCTGGAAGTATGTGATTATGTAATGGAATGTGATTCACAATTTTGTCGTAAAATAACCAAAAAGGAAGAGGAAGAGCTAATGCGTGAATTAGAATACTCGGATGTAAAGTCGGAAGCGGCCGAGCCGGCCAGGAGCATAAAAGATGACAAGCTTACGTTGGCGCAAATGTATGGACGCTATAGTGGTGAGTGCTTTTTTGAAATTgcttatctatttttttttattgtttaagcaGTTTTTCAACGCATTTATGTGCTTCTTTTAGcaataatagttatttatttatatcttccAATTTGTCTACTCTGAAaggagtatattaagtttgtaacacccagaaggaaacttaggagaccctataaaattatatatgtataactgatcagcgtaacgagctgagtcaatttagacATATCCGTATGTCTGCATATACACGTACTAGTCGgtcagtttttgtgatatcgacctgaagttttgcacacgttcttttctctccaagcaactcctcatttgtcggaaccgcctatatcggaccactatagctaatagctgccatataaattttTCCATCATAATCAAGTTCtagtatgaaaaacttttttatttgataagttatctgcactaaatttggcatgggttattgtccaaggcagcgCCACAATCTCCGAtcattgttcagatcggacgactatagcatatagctgccatataaattttTCCATCAAGATCAAGTTCtagtatggaaagcttttttatttgataagatatctgcaccaaatttggcatgggttattgtctaaggcagcgCCACAATCTCcgcacaaattgttcagatcggacccctatagcatatagctgccatataaattatTCCATCAAGATCAAGTTCtagtatagaaaacttttttatttgataagttaTCTGCACTAAATtttgcatgggttattgtctaaggcagcgCCACAATCTCcgcacaaattgttcagatcggaccactatagcatatagctgccatacaaactgatcgatcaaaattaaaataaatatgtttttatgctataataataatatatgcaactgtggagggtattataacttgtgtgcagccaaagttacgttttttttcgttttcttatttatgtagtgttttaaaataatttttatgtgataaaattttcttattgttCACACAATACAAAGATTATTCGAAGAAAACTTGCAAAAGCATCTACCTCATGGAGCCGATGAAAATCAATCCCGAATTAGTGGAATCTGTGCTCAAATACATTGTGGAAGGGGAGCACAACTGGCCCAAAGAAGGCACAATATTGGTATTTCTACCAGGTCTACAAGAAATCCAAACCGTGCATGAAGCGCTCGGCGATAGCGCACTCTTTGGAAACAGGTTActacaattaattaaatttttgtgttgCATACGCTCATCATTTAGTCATTTCTCTGCAGAAACGGTAACTTTATCGTCATACCGCTACACTCATCACTCTCCAGTGAAGAACAAGCGTCCATTTTTCGACCAGCACCGAAAGGTAAACGAAAAATCGTGCTTAGCACTAATATTGCCGAGACTTCGCTCACCATCGACGACTGCGTGTTCGTTGTTGACTACGGTTTGATGAAAGAGAAGCGTTTCGATGCTAATCGTAACATGGAGTCACTGGAGTTAGTGTGGGTGTCACGCGCTAACGCACTGCAACGCAAAGGACGTGCCGGACGCGTCATGCCAGGCGTTTGTATACATCTCTATACGGGTCATCGTTTCCGCCACAATTTCCTAGCACAACCCGTGCCAGAAATACATCGTGTACCATTGGAACAGCTGGTGTTGCGCATAAAAACCTTACCTTGCTTCAGCGCCAAGAATACGCTGGAGGTGTTGGGGCGTACACTGGAACCGCCCACCGAAGAAAATATACTTTCGGCTGTGCGACGTTTACAGGATGTCGGTGCTTTAGATGAGACGCAAGACTTGACAGCGTTGGGTCACCATTTGTCAGCGTTGCCGGTCGATGTGCGTATCGGCAAACTCATGTTGTATGGCGCCATTTTCCAGTGTTTGGACAGCGTGCTGACAATAGCGGCGTGTTTGAGTCACAAATCGCCCTTTGTTAGTCCATTTAATAAACGCGCCGAAGCAGAGAAGCGCAAACGTGAATTTGCTATATGCAATAGCGACCACTTGACTATGTTATTGGCGTACAAGGTGAGTGTGTTGAAAATTGATTGCCGTTGTTTAACTTATCGCACATTTAACTTGCAGAAATGGTTGGAAGTGTCGCGCCGCAACTTCTACGCCAGTCGCAATTACGCCGATGAGCACTTTCTCTCACTGAAAACACTGGAAACCATTTCTGAGGTAAAATATCAATTCCTGGAATTGCTAGTCTCAATTGGTTTTGTGCCCATGAACATACCGCGCAAGCGCAAAAACGCCAGCGATAATATACTCGATTTAACtggtaatataattttcgtagtaaatcaataatatttgataaaaattaataaaattacctATATTGCACAGGTGCGGACCTGAACGTGAATGGTGACAATAATCGTTTGCTCATATCGTTGCTTTACGCCGCGCTCTATCCAAACATTGTCAAGGTGCTCACACCCGAACGCAGCTACATATCGACTGTCGGCGGTGCAATGGCCAAAATGCATGCGGCCAAAGATTTGCGCTTCAAAACACGTCAAGACGGCTTCGTCGCCATTCACCCATCGTCGGTGAACGCGATTGTGGGCAGCTTTCAATCGCCGTTCCTCATCTATCAggaaaaagtgaaaacatcGCGTATATTTATACGTGAGTGCTCTATGTTGCCGCTGGTGCCGTTGGTGTTATTCGCTGGTAGTGATTTTAAAATCGAATTGCATGGCGGCGATTTTGTATTTCTGCTAGAAGAGGATTGGATCATATTAAAGGCGCATACGCATGAAACGGCCGAGATGATACAGTGTTTGCGTTTGGAAttgttaaaattattggaggaaaAGATCAGCGATCCGTGTTTGAATTTGCTAAATCACGAAAATGGTTTGAAGATCATTAAAACTATTGTGCATCTTATAACAAACAATAATTAAGTGGAAACATATGCAtctgtgagtgtgtgtatgctttagataatgtgtgtgtgtgtgtgtgtgtgtgtgtggctgcgATTATATGTTGTAAACAAAATCGTGTGAAAACATTTTGTCTATAAGGTGTGTGATACAATATTGTAGTTTTGTAAAATCATCTTTTCAGTTTTGCATAttattttgaatgaaataaaatttagacaAAGAAAtgtagtaattttatttttatttttctaatatttttattttattagacaaagaaatgaaaacatttaattttaaagtttataaaacatattttcttctctatggttctttttataatttaatttattttatttaatactttttttggttgtattgtatttgtttaattttttctttttgtaattttttttttaataattttgtttattttttttttaataattttgtttattttttttttaataattttgtttattttttttttaataattttgtttattttttttttaataattttgtttattttttttttaataattttgtttattttttattttattttttaataattttgtttattttttattttttttttgttaataattttttatttttttttatttatttttgttaataattttttatttttttttatttatttttgttaataattttttatttttttttaataattttttattttttttaaataattttttattttttttaataatttttttgttttataaattcgtttattttttagttattttctattttttatttttttttgcaatttttattttttttatattttatttgattacttttttatgtattgtttttaatattttttttttcttttttttaatattttgtttttttcatattttatgttttgttttatttggttttctgttttttatttatttataagaaacatttctttttatttcttaaattgttttttttttttatttatttgttttctttttttttatttgtttttctgtttttttttttatttgtttttctgttttttatttgtttttattttcttatttttatttatttgtttttttatataatttttcttttaatttttttattataaattttttttaatttttatattttttaaaatttttttttttaatttttatttttttttttaaatttttatattttttttttaatttttatattttttttttaatttttatattttttttttaatttttatatacatatttttttaaatttatatatatatttttttttaatttttatattaattttaggcGGATTAGCGATTCAAAAAGCTGTGGTGGTTATTGATAATTTGTATAATTGTTTATACAAACACTAACgaattttgctgaaaatttaAATCAGTAGTCACAATTTATCTGGTTTTGAAATTACTCCGCCGTTTTCAAAGTTTAagcgatttttttattatttcaaccTAAAATggatatttctttttattttatttataataaaaacaatttttgatatataaaaaaactgttttcttgtatttacttatatctaaataaatgtttgctAAGCTTAACGCTGAGAGTCAAGTATAACAGAATAAAAGCGTAACTTTAGAACAGAAACAGAACGATATAGAAACTACACAGAATAGACCAcatgtgttattgttgtagctattagaaatagaaatagaatAAATTGAGGTTTGCCCTGCGACGTAAGATTTATTGTGACTTCTTGAAGACAGTTATGTTCATACTATCTATAGCTTGAGGCACTCAATATAAAGGCTTTTAAGATTTTCTGTTTCTGTTGCCGATTCTGTTTCTGTTTCCAAAACTCTTTtactaaaaactatataattttttacagttctgtttataacatattattgactttatttcattatttgtaaTGACAATGGCTTTAAAATAGCTAagcaaaaagcttaaaaaatctataataatgtatttttttgttaaattctttttattcacacaataacaaaagggttgcattgTAACAAATAATTagtgttaccttatctacaaattttactaagGAACCAAaaggaaaaaagaaagaaaaaaataataataccccAATCACAGGAAATGAATAATAACacataaaagttaaatattgaattaaagtta
The sequence above is drawn from the Bactrocera oleae isolate idBacOlea1 chromosome 5, idBacOlea1, whole genome shotgun sequence genome and encodes:
- the LOC106615090 gene encoding putative ATP-dependent RNA helicase DHX57 yields the protein MEPEQDENWYLRPLCDPRTTNAPIKVAPAKVAIKTELQELRLSEASQKMTMETLRAIHGPDFRLNDASVYADRGSHMKKAYWEDRGTLVVHSVTNYSADNQKAETPEDRLRRFALLKLENYGFAALHCAEAFDHCNGDTDAALLLLYRKYMRVLVTQTDDEANEFLNNDISKEDLLEMRNDEKAALESIYDTAFEEKEKNTVWSLKFKIDHLLVHSPSERRKRTGIPNPAAKQKVKQTVIGKARCRNFERDGTCRFGNKCRFAHIAPAVEVGEGQRKKHDDFLDGNEEYNWFFLEIRFPPDTKYPYEAPFIYLKTTCHDLPRDILLLVARRLHCEARSICADGMGCVYSICEAIQSEEAYSQLPKVDAYPFPSDAKSLFANDGDVETTTNGGLPEVLPTHYERGQTSHAEQQRSTKQTENEDRVLLRKFLQRQEDERYRKMMLGRRNLPAFEKMLEILDLIEKSQVIVISGETGCGKSTQIPQFILDNWLFQASKLKDSNKIPHVEVVCTQPRRLSAIGVAERVADERTERVGQTVGYQIRLENKISSTTRLTFCTTGILLRRLTADPLLSTVSHVIVDEVHERSEESDFLLMILKDLLKQRPELKVILMSATLNAKLFSEYFGGAPVLDIPGRTFHVEQLFLEDILEVCDYVMECDSQFCRKITKKEEEELMRELEYSDVKSEAAEPARSIKDDKLTLAQMYGRYSDYSKKTCKSIYLMEPMKINPELVESVLKYIVEGEHNWPKEGTILVFLPGLQEIQTVHEALGDSALFGNRNGNFIVIPLHSSLSSEEQASIFRPAPKGKRKIVLSTNIAETSLTIDDCVFVVDYGLMKEKRFDANRNMESLELVWVSRANALQRKGRAGRVMPGVCIHLYTGHRFRHNFLAQPVPEIHRVPLEQLVLRIKTLPCFSAKNTLEVLGRTLEPPTEENILSAVRRLQDVGALDETQDLTALGHHLSALPVDVRIGKLMLYGAIFQCLDSVLTIAACLSHKSPFVSPFNKRAEAEKRKREFAICNSDHLTMLLAYKKWLEVSRRNFYASRNYADEHFLSLKTLETISEVKYQFLELLVSIGFVPMNIPRKRKNASDNILDLTGADLNVNGDNNRLLISLLYAALYPNIVKVLTPERSYISTVGGAMAKMHAAKDLRFKTRQDGFVAIHPSSVNAIVGSFQSPFLIYQEKVKTSRIFIRECSMLPLVPLVLFAGSDFKIELHGGDFVFLLEEDWIILKAHTHETAEMIQCLRLELLKLLEEKISDPCLNLLNHENGLKIIKTIVHLITNNN